The Peromyscus maniculatus bairdii isolate BWxNUB_F1_BW_parent chromosome 6, HU_Pman_BW_mat_3.1, whole genome shotgun sequence genome has a segment encoding these proteins:
- the LOC107402185 gene encoding dnaJ homolog subfamily B member 6-like, which translates to MVNYYKVLGVPQNASSSDIKKAFHQLALQIHPDKNPGDKEAAEERFKQVSEAYRILSDAKKRKDYDRSRWSRTRGEIRGDSHTRGEIRGDGHTRGEIRGDGHTSEDIRGDGRTKVELRGDARDKTHLEEELCFRRPRCTFQKVTEDEDLFSGDCWFTGPMAQSRRASSPFFSVTPIMDTGFSTFMSLGSKLSPCASETHVPYVSHGMGKFRLVTTCSWIVNGQRVVTKKVVEDMRGPMKIENERLLHRNPSRDWKLMENPCS; encoded by the coding sequence ATGGTGAATTATTACAAAGTACTAGGGGTGCCTCAGAATGCCTCCTCCTCTGATATCAAGAAGGCTTTCCACCAGTTGGCTCTGCAAATACACCCAGACAAGAATCCAGGAGACAAGGAAGCAGCAGAGGAGAGATTCAAACAAGTATCAGAAGCCTATCGTATCTTATCTGATGCCAAGAAGCGAAAGGACTATGACAGGTCCAGATGGAGCCGTACCAGAGGAGAAATCAGAGGTGATAGCCATACCAGAGGAGAAATCAGAGGTGATGGCCATACCAGAGGAGAAATCAGAGGTGATGGCCATACCAGCGAAGACATCAGGGGTGATGGCCGTACCAAAGTGGAACTCAGAGGTGATGCCAGAGACAAAACCCATTTGGAGGAAGAACTGTGCTTTCGGAGGCCACGCTGCACCTTCCAGAAGGTCACTGAAGATGAAGACCTCTTTTCAGGAGACTGTTGGTTCACTGGTCCCATGGCTCAGTCCAGAAGAGCCTCTTCCCCCTTCTTTAGTGTCACCCCCATCATGGACACAGgattttctactttcatgtcccTAGGATCAAAATTGAGTCCTTGTGCCTCTGAGACACATGTACCATATGTAAGCCATGGAATGGGAAAGTTCAGACTGGTCACCACTTGTAGCTGGATAGTGAATGGTCAGAGAGTTGTCACAAAGAAAGTTGTAGAGGACATGAGAGGACCAATGAAAATAGAGAATGAACGCCTGTTGCATCGGAATCCTTCACGTGATTG